The Alistipes megaguti sequence CGTTGATGGCCCGGTCGATTCGTGCCCGCAGCCGGTCATCCGCACAGACGATGTTCGCAATCTGCAGCCCGGCGATATTGAACCCCTTGCTCGGAGAGACACACGTCACGCTGTGGCGCAGGAACTCCTCCGACATCGAGGCAAAAGGCGTATAGCGATGCCCCTCATAGACCAGTTCGCAATGGATCTCATCGGCGACGACCAGCACTCCGTGACGGATGCAGATCTCGCCCAGGCGCTGCAGTTCGTCGCGCCGCCAGACCCGCCCGACCGGATTGTGCGGATTGCACAACAGCATCACCTTCACCTGCGGATCGGCCGCCCTGCGCTCCAGATCCCCGAAATCCATCTCATAGGTATCGCCAACGGGCCGCAGCGGCGACGTGACCGTCTCGCAGCCGTTGTTGCGGATCGACGAGAAGAAGCAGTTGTAGACCGGCGTCTGCACCAGCACCTTGTCGCCCGGATGCGTCGCGGCCTTGATGATCGCCGAGAGGGCCGGCACCACCCCCGACGTGTAGATCATCCACCGGCGGTCGAACGTCCAGCCGTGACGCCGGGCGAACCACCCCGTAACGGCCTCGTAATAACTCTCCGGAACCCGCGTATAGCCGAAAATCCCGTGTTCGACCCGTCGCCGCAGCGCCTCGACAATCGCCGGAGCCGTCCGGAAATCCATATCGGCCACCCACATGGGCAGCACGTCGTCTCTGTCGGCACTGTCCCATTTATAGGAGTCGGTACCGCGCCGCAAGACCGGCGTATCGAAATCGTATTTCATCGAAGGAGGGTTTTATCGGTGATCTCATACGTACCGCCGTCGCGCAGGCGGATCTCACAGTCGGCCGGAGGCAGGATGTTCCGGTCGATCGTCACCGAACCGATCGCGTCGGCCACGATCCGCCCCGACGTCGGGTTCTTGATGTTGGTGATCGCGCCGCGGATATCGGCCTGCAGGGTGGTGTACTCGAAGGCCCGGTCGCAATCCTCGCCGAACGTGCAGTTCTCCAGCACCAGATTCTCCGCATAGCAGAGCGGCTGCTCGCCCGTGATGTGGCAGTTCACCAGCCGCAGGTTCCGCGAGTGCCAGCCCAGGTACTCGCCGTTGAGCTCCGAGTCGTAGATCGTCACGTTCTCCACCTCCCAGAAGGCATCCTTGGTGGTGATCCGCGCGTGGTGGATCTCGGCGTCCTTCACATACTGGAAGACATACCGGCTGTCGCTCTCCAGCCCGTCGACGTAGATATCCCGGCTGAACATGAAGGGATAGGTCCCCTCGTGCAGCTTCAGGTTGCGGGCGCGGATGCCCCGGCAGCGCCAGAAGACCTCGTCGGCATCGTTCATCGTGACGTTCTCAAGGTCGATCTCCTGCATTTCGCGGAACATCTTCGGGGCGTCGATCACCGTATCGGTCATCTTCAGATGGTCGGAATACCACAGCGCCGAACGCCCTCCGACGTCGAAATAGCAACGGTCGATCCGGAAGCCGTGCACGTGCCAGAAGGGGTAGTTGCCCTCGAAACGGCAATCGACCGCCTCGATGTTGCGGCACTCCTTGATGGCCGACTCCCCGGCCCGGACAATCACCTGCTCCAAGCGCAGGTCATGGGAACCGAACAGGGGTCGCTCGCCCCCGAACTCCCGATTTTTAATCACTTCCATATCTCTTGATTTGAATTTGTCGGTTTTTCGTCCTTGCTCCCGCAAAGTTACGGGAGATTGCGCCGAATCGCTGTAGACGAATTACGGATAATATAACCACGATTACTGAAGCCGCTTATCGCCGCTTGAGCCACCGTTTGCCCGCCAGCCGGACCAGGAAGATAACCCCCCGGAAACACAACTCGACACACATGGCGATCCACACGCCCTTCAGCC is a genomic window containing:
- a CDS encoding MalY/PatB family protein; this translates as MKYDFDTPVLRRGTDSYKWDSADRDDVLPMWVADMDFRTAPAIVEALRRRVEHGIFGYTRVPESYYEAVTGWFARRHGWTFDRRWMIYTSGVVPALSAIIKAATHPGDKVLVQTPVYNCFFSSIRNNGCETVTSPLRPVGDTYEMDFGDLERRAADPQVKVMLLCNPHNPVGRVWRRDELQRLGEICIRHGVLVVADEIHCELVYEGHRYTPFASMSEEFLRHSVTCVSPSKGFNIAGLQIANIVCADDRLRARIDRAINDNEVCDVNPFGVIATRAAYNEGGEWLDELVGYLHANYRHMRAFCREQLPDFPIAELEGTYLVWMDCRVLGLASEELERRLVDEAGLWLNAGTMYGAEGEGFMRWNIACPRTRLDEGLKRFAAFVRSTGRRR
- a CDS encoding DUF3737 family protein; translation: MEVIKNREFGGERPLFGSHDLRLEQVIVRAGESAIKECRNIEAVDCRFEGNYPFWHVHGFRIDRCYFDVGGRSALWYSDHLKMTDTVIDAPKMFREMQEIDLENVTMNDADEVFWRCRGIRARNLKLHEGTYPFMFSRDIYVDGLESDSRYVFQYVKDAEIHHARITTKDAFWEVENVTIYDSELNGEYLGWHSRNLRLVNCHITGEQPLCYAENLVLENCTFGEDCDRAFEYTTLQADIRGAITNIKNPTSGRIVADAIGSVTIDRNILPPADCEIRLRDGGTYEITDKTLLR